A segment of the Malaclemys terrapin pileata isolate rMalTer1 chromosome 1, rMalTer1.hap1, whole genome shotgun sequence genome:
tcacaaactTTCAGAAAGTTAAAGGATGACTCATATGTAAGCCCCTAGTCAGTGGCTCAGACCCTATGGCGGGGTGAGGGACGGGGGACTGGGCGTGGGGGACTGCATAGTGGTGGATCCAGGGAATATTCTAAACCAGAGATAACATGTGGGGCAGGGCAAGTGGGGTCATGTGTatccccagatttgctgcttcgcttgtactgagcatgctcacacggACTTCACATGCTCAGTAGCATCTGCTGAAGCCTctgccctcactctgctcccccaccccactatcGGCAGATATGGGTCGTCTTTGTGCTAAACCCCTACCCCCAATTCTTACACAAACGTCACTGCAGGGAAATCATCACAGGAAAGAACTCCAAGCCACACAAAGAGAATAGAATCCCCCTGTACAGTTTTTCAGCTGCATTTAGGGCAGTTTATGCTTTTTCAGAAGGGTGATACTCAACTCTGTGGCAGTGTAGTGATAAAACAAGGGTTAACTCTGCATCAGATGCAACAGACTAGACAGATAAAACCTGCCTTCAATTACCAttttctcaaacttctgaaacttCTCTTGAAATACTTTAGAATCCTCAGTGACGGCTTGCAACTTCTTTGCCTCCTCGGAGAGAGTCTTGTTAAGTGTGCTTTCTATCTGGAAATCCAAGTGATATTATATTATAATAGTTTATACTGTGTGTAAAATATTGCAAAGATATCAGCAAATGTGATTGAACCATACAGTACCTGAGACTTATACACTGCTCCCAAAATACCTGCTACGACCTGAAGGATCAGGATCAAAAGCAGTCCAATAAAAAACTAGcaagaaaacaaagaagaaaaaagttaatACTTTTGACCAGCAAAAGATCATTTCTTCCAGCTTGGTGGCAAATTATTATTTACATGAATGGAAATTTTCGTAGAGCAAATTTACATCCTGGTAAGAGCTGATCAAAGTATTCATCCTAACTCAGTTTGAGAAAAAAAATTGCCCTTTTTCTGTACACAAATGCCCTGGACCAGTGTAAGGGGTGATGTGGTGTTTCACTGTTCCACGAGGAGCATTGGGAGCTGTTATATCTCAGGCAGGCACAATCTATCCGAAGACTGCTAAGTTCACATGAGGACTGCATATTGTGCTCTATCCATTGGCATGGTACAGATTGCTGCCTTTCCCAGTACAAATGTTTTGTGCAGATCCATGTGTGACATTTTATGCAAATGATGTAATACACTAATTTGCATATTTTGACAAACCAATCCCATAATGTTCAAGTTGTGGTGAATATACTTGCACTCCAAGCAGTATGGTGTAGGATGTAGAGCTGCATAGTACTTAGCAGCTGTGGTTAAGGATTCTGGGTAGATGGCTTGGTGCTGGGTAAGGCAAGCtgcaggtggggggcagtcaggtgtGACCTGGGGGCTATCTgaggtgactggggggggggtgacagtAGTGGGAAGCTGGGAGAAGATTGTCAGGGGGAAGCGGAGTGGGAGTTGGTTGGGGAGAAAGCTGGGAGCTGGCTAGGGGCTTTCTGGACCCAGTACTGGGTACCTCTCACCTTCTGTTCCCACATGGTTGacactgactgttccttcccctCTGGGTTCCAGAAGAGGGAGAAGGGTGAGGGGAGACAGAGTGCCCACAGTGGCCCTGGCACTCAGGACCAGCTTCGGGCCCATTCCCACAGCTGTCGGAACCAATGACATCTCAGTAGGGCTGAAACGATGTGAGTGTCACACCGGATGCATGGCACTTGGCAGCTATACCCGTAcaccagccctgctctgtgtaaACTATCCTTTGGGATAACTTCTTCCTGGGTTTGATGGAGTTAGCAGTTCCAAGAGTGAAGGGACTGCTATCATGGGAGGCCACTAAGCAGCCACAATATGGCCCTATATTTTTGGAAACCCTCCCAACCCTGCTTATGGAAGTTGCCTTTGTCAGACAGTGAGAGGCATCCCaccaggtgctgggtggaatGGTTCCAAACagttaatacaaataatcatttgATCAAGCAGAACTGCCCCAGATTACAACCAGTCTCATTTGCAAGGAATTTTTCCACAAGCCCTAATTTTAGTTTGAAAAGTTTAGGCAAAGGTTTTTCTTTCTGTGACCCTACCAAGATCAGCATGCATTGACTTTCCTTCATTGCACCACAGCACCCCAGGAAACCAAGGACCATAATGATGGAGCCCACTGCTATCATCAGGTCAACAGCTGAAAACAGGCTACTATCTAAATTGAGATCctgtagagagagagaaacaaaagctCAGCTGTAAGAAAATCCTTTCTAGAAGAAGGGTAATTTGTTAGATAACCTGATCTAcctctccctacccccccccaaaagaggGTGCCTTTGTAGTTGAGGATAGGGAACTGTTATGTATGGATTAATCAATCAGGGTGACATTCTCTCATGAGTAGAGGACACCCCTAAGGCCTGTGAACCCATTTCAGCCCTATTTTGACAGTTTAAGTAGGAATTagcagtccattgtctttgtgctggccctctgtacaggggtgaatttcacctttagtGAATAAACAGAGGTCTTTTGTCTTAAATATGATTTGTTCTGTTTTCAgccaataaatatttgtttttactttatgTAGAAAAAAATGATTACCTGGAAAAATTCTGTTATTAATctagtgttggggggggggggaaagttcTTCATGACAATCCCAGAAATGCACTCACTTACTCTGTTGCACTTCCTGTGAGAGCACTATCCAGAATAGTACTGGATACACAAGAGGGTAAGGTCAGATACATTTTTCCAAggcttctatttgttttaaactggttCTTCAGTATTACTCTAAGGAATGGTGTCTGTATTTTGATGTGTGTGATATTTAAGCAAATGATTCCTATAATTCAATATAATTAAATATCAATTTATTCAGTTCTGATTGGGCATGAGCAGGGCTGTAGGCCAATATTGAGAGAAACCTTCaaagaatattttcctcactgtTGCCAAGATTAGTAACAATGTCTGGAAGTTGTCACATTTATCTTCTGATGGAAATAGCAAAGGTGCATATAGGCTAGTATAATATGAGGAATGCAGTGTGCTttacttttccaagctgaaataaACCTCCTATTTACTGTTAGAGAGCTGTATTCATCGAGCCAAATCCTGAAATTGTTACTCAGTAAAATAGTCAGACAAAATGCACATTGACTTTGAATGGGAACTTTGCCTGAGTGAAGACTGGAAATGATGTgtaaggacttcaagatttggtCTCCAACTCTTAATTCTGCAGGCAGCAATTGAAGCAATTCATCTATTTAGAACTAGGgatccagttcaggaaagcacttaggtACACACTTAAATACTGTCCTGAATAGAAATGCTTTCCTGACTCGTGGCCTTGCAGAGCACAGTTGTGATTAAGATGCCCAGGTATATAAGGTCATTTGGGGAAGTGTGCTGTATAAAGTCAATAAAACATGTGTAGCAACTTGAGCCTCTGTAGAAGATTGGAAGATTTGAGACTGGAACTTGTCTTCTATCCTCTTATGTAATAAAGAAGCTCAAAGCTCTCCACTTCTCCACCACCAATGactttatataaaatatggccATATTTCATTGTACCAGGGGACTCTATAACAAATATGCAGTGTGTTCTTTCATGTCCACACTCTGGCAAAGGTGGGAGTTCACTCTGAGATTGACTGGCTGCAACACAGCCAGCCACCAGAGGTAGGACgccaacatctttttttttttttttttataaattgtaAATGTGAAAATGTTGATCAAAGACATATTGTTCTTGATTGATGGGAAAAGTGCCCTGGCTCATGGTATGGCAACAGACTGGCAATCAGATGTCTTGGCACTTTAATCAGCCCTATAAAATCAACCTGGAAGTTGGAAAAATTGTTTCCAACATGgatagctatttttttttcacttctggAATCAGTCAAGAAGcattttgagaacaaaattacTCACAAAGTCTCAAACCCATTtatctccctctggcccagattCATGCACTGAAGAAAAGAGTTATGTTTCTCACGAGTTTGGAGCTGGATGTGTCCCCCCCCCATATCAATATAGTAAATATTAAAAGCTCAGAGCGCATACTAGTCCACTAAGCCCCTCTGTGCTATCGAACCAGCCTCTCACTGAGGGAGATTCCTGAGCAGTGGCAGATGGAAGAGTTGCTGTTAGAGTGTGACTCCAATGGAACTTTGCTGTCAGGGACCATGGACAGTAGGTTGCAGGGGCCCCCAGAACCACTGAAGAAGCAAAGGGCCTCCACATAGAAGGCATTGGCCTCTGGTAGATTCCTCAGAAACCTGGGTGAACTTTGTGCTTATTTTGTAAGGAGGGATGGTGGTAGGTGAAAATCCAGTGAACTAATCCAAATAAACTCCATGAAGGGGACCTTGGGCAGTTTTCCTCTCCTCTCGTCTCCAGCAGGATTTCTGCAGGAAAGGACTTTATAAGGACTTTTTGATTTGGCTACCTTAGGGCCCTGTACTGCAAATCCTTACTCATGCAGTAAAAAGGgttacaggatcaggcctcatATTTTTACAGTTCCATTGGAAACATAGGAAAAATATTTCTTACATGTAAAGGCTAAAATTGCTCAGGCATTAGACATCCCACTTTTGAGGAAGGGTTAGAAAGCAGAAAATTCACTGGAAAATTCAAAAAGGTTCCTGAGTGCACTTActtctttttctaaaaaaatttgGACTGACTTTTGAGGGGACTATTTGTTATGTGGGTATTGATCTTTTTcccacattgaaatcaatggcccaattccctttgacttcaacggGAGCAAGATCAGGACCATGTCACACAATAGCTTTGCCACCAACACTGTAAACATATATAGTAGTAGTACCATAAAGAAAAGCTCACTGCACACATACCTCTGCAATTGTACCATTCATTACATCTGACCACCTGACTGATCCCTCTTATTTAATGTTAGAGATCATAATTTGGTTACTATGCACACACACCAGTCACCTCACTGAAAGGCTAGCAAGCTCATGGAAATTACTGTGGAAAATGAATGTGTGTTTATTAGCTGACCCAGTGCTTTAGCATTTTAGgctgaaaaaaagtgtttttttttttgttttttgttttttttttgtaggaCAGAATACATTTACCTCCTGAGCAGCTTTGCTTACACGCATCCAGATAGAGACCCCCAGAATAATGCAGCCACACATCTGCAGGGAAAAAACATCAGTAATAATAAcatctagctctcatctatagcactttccatcacTAGcactcaaagggctttacaaaggagatcagtatcattatcccattttacagttggggaaactgaggcagacagcaGGGAAGTTCTTTGGCCATGTTTGCCCAGCAGTTCAGTAGCAGAGCTGAGTCTCTGCCCATTAGGTCACACTGCCTCCCTGTACACACACTCAACATCCCCAACTGCACCAGGTGCCTGCAGAAATACTGAAATTATCTGTACGGCAAAGCGAAAAAAAGATCAACAGCCTACAGCTCAGGATACAGCTTCACAGCCGGAAACCTTCATAAATGGCAGTTGAATTTCCCTCACTCGCCCCAGTGGTGCAGTGTGCTGTGCACCAGCTGCCTGATGGTCCAATTCCAGAAGTTCCTACAGTTCAGTGATGATTTATGTATGTGGTTTGGGAGGCACTTTGTGATCCCGTGGGATGAGGGTGTATATAAATGTACAATGTTATAATAGTTAGAGAACACAGTGTATACCAGAGTTGTAAAAAAAGATAATTTCTCATATCAGGGCCATCCACATGGAGGCCCCCTATCCCCAACAGCCTTTTGTTTCCTGGCACCGTTTCTCTAATGAAACTGCACTACCAGGGACTCCCTCTGCCAACAGCCTTCCCAAGCTGCATTGCCTTTTCCAGATAAGTACTGCAGGACCAGAGACGGGATGGTgtgcattcccccaccccccttagcCCACCCACTCTTTCCACTTAGCTTAGACAATACTTGACCCAACCCAATGGGTTCcaaccctgcaggcagctctCCACAGACTGGTAGGAAGTGAGAAATAGTACTGGGTGCAGGACAGATACATTCCCGTGGGCCCAATATGGCCTAATATTAATGATCAAGTATCAAATATTGAAGTCCTCCCTCACTTTTTATTCAGGTAAACTTTCACTGATTTCatggtttttttaattatgtcCCTGGGAGTTTGATTGGTGACTGAGTAAAATCTGAgaaggatttcaggatttggtcctGAGTGACCCACCCACCCAGTGTTTTTTATTAGCTGCAGTGGCTGACTACAAACAACCATGTGCAGATCCTGGTTTCCAAGAATAATATCAGCATTGCATATCAAGCAGGGGTGTACTGTACCCAACTGGAGACATGCCCAGCTAGTTGCAAGCATACGTCCTGTGGCCTTTCAGATATCCTCCTCAGACCAGagaagactagggtgaccagacagcaaatgtgaaaaatcgggacagggggtggaggtgtaataggagcctgtataagaaaaagacccaaaattcgggactgtccctataaaatcgggacatctggtcaccctagagaagACCTTAATGACTGGATGAAGGATTAGTAGGCAGGCAAAGGGCCCGACTCTCCTCTCACTAACTGTGATGAAACTCAGATTAGAACTACTGAAATAAAgatagttatactagtataagaGGAGAACCAGATCCAAAGAATGTACTGGCTTGAAAGAATGGAGGGGATGTGGGGAGTGGAGAAAGAAAAATCATTTAAGGACAGACTGCCACGTTTACACAAGTTCAGCACTACCTTGCTGTATCCCGTTAGTGGTCACTTTAAGTAAGGGTGGTAGAAGACAACCTTTACATTTTTGAGAGAGATGATGATATAGGCGTCTCAGTAAGATTGTGACCATTCCTGGACATTCTAAagtaaaattgttatttttataatttttagacaattttccttaaaaaaaaccctcacccaCTAAAAGGGCCAGTATAATACTCAATCTCAAATCCCATAATGACTTTAGCAGATTATTTAATGTGGAACATGGCCAATACTCAAACCTGAacactacattttttttctgcttcaaaGTAAAAGTCCTGTAAGTACATTAGTATTTAGTCTGTTTATAGGCTTTTATATCTGAACAAGAGGATACAATAAAAAGAGAGGATATTATTTGCTACAGCTATCTCATGTTATCAAATTTTAACtagaacttccattgaaatcaatggcgaCTTTGGCTTAAAAACTGATGGTATTATATGACCCCATGTTCAGGCGTTGGTCTATGTCACTGAGTAAAATATTTGGTTATGTACCAGACATTATGGGCTTTAGTCACGTTCACTTCAATGGCACTTCTCATGTGAGAAAGTACATTTGGCCTAAACTCATGAACAAAATTTGACCCACAATATTATGAATGACTTATTACTACCACAGAAATATATCAGTAATACTAAAATGAATAATGGGCCAGAACTAGATTTTCCATTTAGTGGGAAACtccaatttcaaaatgtttcctttccaaAACAAAAGAGAACCAAAAATTGTTGCAGTTTCCTGAAAAattatgaaattcacccccaccacacacagaaatagtttcaggtcaatcaaaatgttttgctttaataAAGTCTACATATTTCATTCCAATTTAGACTTTCTTCTAtaaaacccaatttttaaaaaatctgaaacaaaaagtagtttcaaaatgaaaaaaaaatgaagcattaCATTCTGAGAGGGTCAAAACACAATGTCTCAACCTTATCGGAATGctccattctgtttttttttccaaatgaaattttgtcaaaatcaatacATGttgacaaaatgtttcatttttgacaaatccgcatttttggatggaaaaatgTGCCAtcggaaaatttccaaccagttctatgGGTAAAAGCAAATAACTGAGGGCTATattgtggctttgccacaagACCTGACCAAGGGCCGCCCATGTAGCTGAACTGCCTCAGGAGCAGACCAGTGCCCAGACTGTGTCTCACAGGGTCACAGTCTGGTGCCTggttccccacccccttccttcaaAGGCAAGTGCAGTAATCTATGCAAGCCCTACACTTGATGCGGATGTGCTGACTGTGATGTCTGACTAGAATACTAGGGCTCCACCCATTCCCTACCCACATGGGTAGGTGAGAGAATTGCAGTTGCATGGAGATTGCACTCCTCCCTGCACTGCTTCATGTATTGTAGACAGCCTGGGTAAAGAAGCAAGGAGAAGACTTACACACCCTTATTCGGTTGCATGGATGCAtagggagggatggctcagtggtttgagcattggcctgctaaacccaaggttatgagttcaatccttgagggggatacttaaggatctggggcaaaatcagtacttgatcctgctggtgaaggcagggggtggacttgatgacctttcaaggtctgttctaggagataaaatatctttatttatttatttataggctGGAAATCAGAAGGTTTCTAACtctcagaggagtgaggttctggaacagccagTAGGAGTTGCGGaggcaaacaacctaactagttttaagatgaagcttgataagtttatgaatggGCTTGTATGACAGgattgcctgtgatagcaggggattggactcgatgacccaggagatcccttccagtcctatgtcctTACAGGAGCCCTGAATAAAGCTCTGCCTTGATTTTGTTGAAATTCAATATACTAAAAAGTACTCAAGTGCCAATAGCTGTTCTGAGGCTGATGGTACCTTAGCTTCCTATTATAAGCTCAATTTTTCAACCCACACTGGGGGGCAGTGCAAGTTGGTTGGATTGTTGGCACTTTTGGCAATGCCAGTAGACCCAGTGCTCTGCCCACTTCTGGACAGTGCCAGGATGAGTGTGCTTGGGGAACACTGGCTAAAAGCTACTGTTCTCCCTGCTGAATTCTGAGTGCTTCCACAGAATGTGGACATGGGAGAaatgcaaaatgacttttttgtttctgttttcaccaaaaaggttagtagcaattggacctCTAACATAGTaaacaccagtgaaaatgaggtaggatctgaggttGAAATAGGGAAagcacaagttaaaaattacttggacaagttagatgtcttcaagttggcaggacctgatgaaatacacTCTAGAATACTCAAGGTGCTGACTGAGGAGAAATCTGAgacattagcgattatctttgaaaactcatggaagacgggaaagattccagaggactggaaaagggcaaatatagtgccaatctataaaaatgggaataaggacaacctggggaattacagactagtcatcttaacttcagtacccagaaagataatggagcaaataatcaagcaatcagtttgcaaacacctagaagataataaggtgataagtaacagtcaacatggatttgtcaaacaaatcatgtcaaaccaacctaatagctcaTGTCAAAATAACCTAATagtgacaaggtaacaagccttgcagatggagggaagcagtagatgtggtatatcttgacttcagtaaggcttttgatactgtatagcatgaccttctcataaacataCTAGGAAAATATAggctagatggagctactataaggtgagtgcataactggctggaaaaccatttccagagtAATCAATTGTTCAAAgtaaagctggaagggcatatggggtcctgcagggacaggtcttgggtccggttctgttcaacatcttcataaatgatttagataatggcatagagagtacacttatgaagtttgcagacaataccaagctgggggagcttgcaaatgctttggaggataggattaaaattcaaatgatctggacaaactgcagaaatggtctgaagtaaagaggatgaaattcaatgaggacaaatgcaaagtactccacttggaAAAGAACAATCAACTGCATACAGGAACTCCTTGCTTaaagttgtagttatgttcctgaaaaatgctactttaagtgaaacaatgttaagtgaatccaatttccccataagaatgaatgtaaatagatgaacagattagacaaattgTAAATAggtaaattaatgtaaataggtaaACAAATGAATGTAAACAGATTagacacacctgtcagaaatggtctagttattacatagtcctgccttgagtgcagcaGACCAGACTACATGACTGTTGAGGTCACATCTATGTTCAGCTTAAACTTTAAACACACTCAAAATCAGCCTGGGCTAGGTCTGAGTTCACAAACCAGCACTGGCTCATTAGAAGTTTATTTATTGTGTCCCCAAGGCATCAAAGGCTTTTGCAAACTCTATCTGGCTAGCCACAAACTTTCAGAAGCTACTGTTTGTGGTTCCTTTtgagttttgttttctgttcacTGGGAAAGATCCCCTGAGGAAAGTCCTGTGGTGTAGCTACTAACTTCCGGTTTCAGTGTCCCGTTTGTCAACCTGTCACATCTCTTGCCTAAGGGTTGACAAGATTCAGCCATGAGAAGACTGGTTTATTTGAACTCAAACCTTTCAAAAACTTCCAGGTCTGCAAACAAGTAAAGACACAACAAGTATGGAGATCTGTTTCAAACCAAACTCAGAAGGCTTCATGCTGCTCTTCTTTTACATCAGGCCTGGATTCTACTCTCTCACATACTCCATCCACTTCAATATAATTACCCCTAATACACAGTATTGCAATCTGACAGCTTGCCAAAGCCAAAGTAAGAGACTCAGTGCAAGACAGAGCCAAAATAAGACACATACAAAAATTATTCCtgcaaaagatttaaaaatgctTCTATAAAATGATTCTAACCCCCAATGTAAATAATTTACAACAGTAAAACCGAGATAGTTCATATGTAACATAGGCAACTTTTGGACTATAATGAGTGATGTCCCTCAAAATGAGGGCACTTGCAATATGTCGTCACAAAAACTAGATCTCTAATTTTGAATGTACAAAAAATGCAGGCATTTACTTAGCattgaaaatgaaagaaaaccagAGACTACGCTAATGTTGCTGATAAGCTGAAGTTAAATGgattctctctcccctctgctctACCTATTTCCAATCATACTCTAGTTTTTTATTTATATCTAATTTCCTTTATAACTGCTGCTGCTATATTCCCTGAATACGGTGGGCTCTGGTTCCCATACCACTATTAGTAACTTAAACATCAACTTACCCAGAACAAAAAGTTGAAGATGAACATGGAATATTTCATGCATCTGCTCACCCCTGCCATTTTCAAAAGCTAGTGAAACCAAAATTGCAGAGAAAGGTTTTACAggagctcttcctctctctctctctctctctctctctctttttttttttttttaaactcttcgaAAAGCTCTGAGGCTGTATTCTGTGCTCTGATACCAAAAGTCTTGGAGGAAAGCAGTTACAATTATTTAATCAATACATATGCCCTGGGTAAATATTAACCAAGCACCCAAAAGCACCACCAAGTGTTATCTCTGAATATGTGCATAGGCATGTTCTCTTGCTCTGTCTACAGGATTGGACGCTTTTATGTTTGCATTCTTATTTTCCATACCCCAAAAGTAAACAGATACTACAGGATAAGGCGTAATATCAAAAGTGGAGGAGAGGaagtaaaaatgtaaaatgtttataGGGTTAGTTTTAAGAGAATCTAACATTAAATGCTAAACACTTGCACTTCTAATGCCTCTAACAATTACAAGATTTGCTCTGTTTCATCACTTTATTTACACATTGCCAGAATTCATAGACCTCCCCTCAATCCTGCTCCAAACATCCAGCCTAAGTAATGGGATGGATGCTGGCTTTCTCTGCACAGGAGTGGGAGAGAGGAATCTGCCACCATTATTTCAATCTCAAAGCCCTCTCCAGACTGCTCCTGGCTTTCCCTCCATGACAGCATCCCATGGAGCTGGGCTCTGTAGTGCAGAGCATACAGCCCTTGGGCAGATTCCCAGATTTTTTTCTGCGCCAGCACAGCAGTCAAATGGTTCCACTCTGAGACTCCCTACACCCTGAGAGCAGGGGCCAGGATTTTGTCCCAGAGTAAATGACAATGACAATTGTAATGACTTTACTTTGGTTTCTTTGGTTGCCTCAAAGATATTATTAAATGAATATAGATATCAGATTGTTTGGCCTTCTCTATCGCTATGTTTTCTAGAGGAAACCCAACAAAACAATCCCAGGGGATGAAAGTCAGGCAGGTGTTATGTTGGGTTCTCCATGGAAAGAAAGCTTTAATTTGCAGATGGGCCCACAGAACTTTTGCTGGTAGAGGCTGGGGATGGGCTACATTGAATCAGTTTGAGCCCCAGTCACATTGACCAACCCCCCTCTTTAGTCAGCGGTGTTTACTGTTATCCTCCAGATCTCCAATTCTGAGTGCACAGCAAGGTGGTTTGGGGAGTGTTCTGTATTTGCATATGTAACTCCTACCCCCTCGGAGtgacactctgtccccctctagtggtggctcaGCCAGCTAGAGATTGCTACAGTCTTGGCTAAGGGATATGCATCTTTTGGCTCATGCATTTAACTCAAGAGGTCTAAGATTTGATGTCCACTGCTGACACCACGCCCTTGTGTGGGGCAGCGTTACATATATATGTAAATGGTTAATAGGCAAGGTGTCTGAAGATGGCACACATGGATATGTAACCTTGTCCTGGATTTTGTTGGACCAATAAAATATGTTGGGCACTGAACATGGGTTCTTCTTGTTGCTCTTTAAAAAGGGGATGTGCTCTAGGTTACACTGACTAAATATAGCCCATaatttttattaaactaaattTAAGAAGACTCACCTGCTCTGAATTCTGATGACTGGTGTTTAATTAGCCTGACTGATATTCAAATTTCAGAGGTATGGCATATTTTTTGGAGGTAACAATTTTACTAATCCTGAGGGCTTTCTGACTAATTTATTTCACAACGTACAAACTGAATCAGAGAATGTT
Coding sequences within it:
- the TSPAN8 gene encoding tetraspanin-8, which gives rise to MAGVSRCMKYSMFIFNFLFWMCGCIILGVSIWMRVSKAAQEDLNLDSSLFSAVDLMIAVGSIIMVLGFLGCCGAMKESQCMLILFFIGLLLILILQVVAGILGAVYKSQIESTLNKTLSEEAKKLQAVTEDSKVFQEKFQKFEKMNQCCGLVKGYEDWGSNFNTPYGNFKICECAQKDQNTDLCIFSSNRYIYKKPCSVVVIDFFKHHMVILMGIAFGLAFIEIVGLGFSMSLYCQIQRK